The following DNA comes from Salvia splendens isolate huo1 chromosome 17, SspV2, whole genome shotgun sequence.
GAACTTGGAGCTGTCAAATTTCATACTATCCATCAAGAATCCACTCACAAAGGAGCCCTCTTGATAGCCAACATATTCACCATTCTTGACAAGATCATTCACTTCGTTCACCTTCGGCTGCAGCTGCTGCAGTGTTAGCATGGAGGTCAAGTTTGCAGTGTAGCTCGACGTTAGAACCAGCACCACAAACACCCACACAATCAACACAAATCTTGTCAAGTTGCTCTTCACTCTCTCCCCTGCCACGATAAAACCAAACTAGTTAAAACAAAGGAAAAAAGGGCTGAAAAAGCAATACTATATGTTTTTGGACTTACTATGTGCAAAAACAAGTGTTGAGAAAGAGAACCAGAAGATCATCCCAACTTGTTGCATTACTTGGCCTTGGAAATGTTTGTTAACGCGATGCTCAAGAACCCAAATGACGAATCCAGTGAAGACGAAGAATGCGCCTATGGTTAGCCAAAGGCTGGTTGTGAGAGGCTTCATGAatatccaagcattcttcttcCTATCTTGATCCTTAATTGGGACAACTATTGCAACACCAGATTCTGTGTAAGGGAAGGTGAAATCGACGAAGTTTGATCTGTTAGCTACAATGGTGACATCTCCAACAACTGCATCATATTCCTGTCATAACATAAGTAAGAGAGTCAGTAGTACTCACAATGCAAGAAAATTGCCAAAAGAATCAAAATTTTATGGGATTTACATTTACCTCAgcaaatatttgataaacaagATCATTATAATTCCCACCACTCTGTCCATCAATGGTTTCAAAAGGGATATACTCAAATTGAACAGCATAAGGCATTGATTTCATGACTTCCTCAAAAACATCAATGCAGAAACCAGTTGCTTTAACGGCTTTATTTTCTTGATTCCTCTCAACTTTGATAAATTCAGTGAAGCCCTTTTTGACAGGAACTCCAACTCTCAACTTCTTCCCGCTTGTCGGAATCTCCCAGCCTTTAGGCACGGTGCTCGTGGCCCCCGGCCACAAGATTCCTCCAAGATTCCCCTTTTCTTGAACTTCATCATCACACTTCAGCTCCTTTGAAATCCCATTTCTCTCTGACCAAAATCCAACAGTGCATTCTCCTCTGCCATACACACTCACTATCTCAAACGCAGACGGCTGCAATTGCCCATTGCTTATATTGAAATCGCCACTCAGCCCTTTAAACTTACAGTTTCTGATCAAATGGATAAAAGAGGGATCACTGTTTGAAGTCCCTATTGCTTCCAAATCTGTCAAATTCCAACCCTCGACCGGCTTCGAGAACCGTGGGGATGCCACTCCCACGTGCTCGACTGCCTCAGCCAATACTGTCACAGTGTCATAAGCCCACAATCCAACAACATCAAGTTCTGTCCTCTCCATCTCTGGATTCTCCCTATCAAACCTCTTCCTCCATCTCTTCGAAAACCTCCTAACCTCCTCGGATCTTGGAACATATGCCTTCACTCCTAACACGCCTTGCATCGCCTCAATAGTCTCTGAATCCACATAATGCAACAAACTAGTCAAAACATCAGCAATGATCCATGCATACCCCTCTCTCATCATCTCAGCCTCCTTCGCCATCTTAAAGAAACGCGTTGCAAGATATGGGAGCATGTGCACCACGAACACCCTCGTCTGCATAGTCTTCATCTTGTACAATTCTTGAAGAATTCGATCATCTTCTGCTGAAGGAGACACGATGCTTTGGTATGAAACCAAAGCATtgatctgcatcagaccctcaGACAAGAATGGCATCAGGCCACTCCCATAAGTCGTATCCTCGTACACGACAACAACCTCcctccaaccaaaattcttcaCAATTGCAGCAATCGCTTTGGCCTGCGAAGAAGAGCACCATGATGCCCTAACAAAGTGCGGTGACTCTGTAGGCGACAGCAACGGGCTCGTTGATTGAGATATGATTGGAACTCTCACTAGATCACCAATGTCTATCACAAAATCTGCTTGGATCGATCTTTGTGGCCCGAATATCGCCATCACTTGAGTATTCTTCAACAGATCAATGGCTGCAACAAAACATCTTATAGTCAAGAATTggcttaaaaagaaaaatcaagaagaaaaagaaaaaaagtagcaTTAGCATTACCAGctgaagctgcagctgcagagCTATTGCTGGCATCTCTGAAATGAGGCACAATCATAGTATTAAAACTTTGTTTTGAGTAGAAATCATCAATCGCCATAGAAATGCATGTCTTCAAGATTTTTCCAACAGTTTGGTTAAGATCAAGAATGATTCCCACATCAGCCTTTGCGGCAGTTGCATTATAACCGTCTGATTGATCAACACAAATGATCATGATCATGATCATGATCATCAACAGATGCAAAGACCATTTTGAAATCTGCATTGGTAAAGCATATGTGAAGAGTGTTGAAGCGAAAAACTTATATAAACACTTATTGATCATGCAAATTTGTTAGCAAGAAATTGGAATATAATTAAATCCGCGTTTAATTACTAAGTCAGTGATGTAAAGGCAGAGTATGTTGCTATGTGTAGTAGACTtgtcaaacatttttttttcttggataCTAAATATTTTCATGGCTGGTAAAAGTCTGCTGATTTGGTGACAGCTCTGACCAATTCTCGAATTTATGGATTTGGTGACAGCTCTAGTCCAATCTACATTTAgttacaaaaaatatttttgtggaGTATTTAGTGAGACTTAGTATATGACTGAATTTTGAGGTCTGCCCCTTGAGACAAGTTGAGCTTCCAGAATTGAGTTTACCCTTCAATTCCAAGCTTCTTGTTGACAGGAAACCCAACTTATTACCATCCATcttgttcttttttttcccCCTCAAGTGTCCTGTTTTAGCCTTATTTAATAAGTACATTTTGGCCTTTGGGATTTGATAATAACATTGAGATTAGAGTAATCAACCATCTACATTAAGCTATATGACATATCTataagtaatttattttatatactccccccgtcccataataaatgtctcactttcctttttagtttgtcccacaaaagatgtcacatttccatttttagaaaaagttctctctcacatgaatataaaagttatattttctctcttcatttaacacacaaaacaaaacctcctaaaatctcatggcgttccacaagtgtgacattttttatgggatggagggagtgaGAATCAATTTTTTATAGTTATTGAAAATAGATGGTGATGTAGTTATTGCACTTCAATTTTGGCGCCATATCACAACTCTTTTAATAGCTCATACATACCTCTCCCATAACACTACtcctataattttaatttttcagttTCTAAAATTACAATGGATTACATATTATAATGTTATAATaagaataatattaataattattaagCATCCAATATTTTACAACATGGCCTTGATTGAGCATTTGACAACATCTATTGATTATTATTGCACGTTAAAACGTCATTACAGATTTCAAACTGCATCGATTGTGAATGAATTAAGGCTCCCATTACCAAAATAACATTCATCAACTAAAAATGGAACATAAAATGgtaaattgaaatgaaaaataaaaagcagtaatggtaaaaaaaatctaaatccGATGGTAACAATATGTTCAGAAATTCAATATGTTGCTCATTAATAtccaacaaaaaaattgaaaagagaaaaagaCTCCATGTGGAAAGAATCAGGGGTAGAGATGGGGCAAATCTTCAGCATCAAACGGCTGGTAGCCCTCCACGTCATCTCCGCCCGTCTCCAGCAATTGCCTCTCGGGTCTCTCCGGACATAACAGATCCCCTCCTTCAACGCCGTTAGATATCACGCTGTTTAAATCGCAGTTTACAGCATTATAGTCATCTGTTGCCGGAGACGGCACCGGTGATCTCACTGGCTCTTCCGCACCCTCGATTTCTGGAGCCGGCGATGGACTTGTGCTCGGAGCATCATCACCATCTTCTTCGACCTCCGCCGCGGGAGATGGAAGCCCGACCCAATCGGAATCGGTTGGACCGTCGGAGGCCTCCGGAGCAACTACCGGACTTTCGTATTCCGCCGGCGACGGTGAAGGAACTCTTCCCCCATGAATCGGAGCCGGGGAAGGAACTCCAGGTGATTCGTCGTTATCAGAAACCCCATGAAATTGAGCCGGAGAAAGATATCTCGGGGATTGGCCGTTACCAGAAACCCTAGAAATTGGGGCCGGGAACGGAGCAGAAACCCTAGAAATTGGGGCCGGAGACGGAGCCCTCGGAAAATCGCTGTTGATGAAATCGGCGGGAATTGGAGGCGGAGAAGGAGCCGAATCGGCGGCGGCGGGTGGTGGAGCCGGTTGAGAATCAGCGACGTCGTCTAACGACGACAAAACGGAAACAACAACCATCCAGCGGTTACGATAAACCTCCCTCCTTCCCACTGGAACGCCGTCCACAGTGACGGCGCCGCCGTTGGAGACGACGTGGACCGTCTTGTTCGGGAACAGAGTGTAGAACTCGACTCCGACCGCCGACATCCTCGCAAGATCGGCCAAGAGCTGGCGCGTGGGGATGACGTGGTGGCGGAAATTGTACCGGAAACTCTCCGGCGTCATGAACAAGTGCACGTCGGAAACTGCAAGAACAGTCACCGACGTGAGCGGCAGCAGAACCGATCTCCGCACGCGCATGGCGGAGGCCACCACGTTGTAGCCCTTCCGCCGCAGAGCCCTCATCGCGCGCCCAAGAAACATCTGGTTCAGTTGGAGCGGCGCGGTGTCGGAGGTGGGGAAGCGGTGGGCGAGGGAGCATCTGGTGGCGAAGGCGGGGTTGAGGACGCCGTCGATGCCGTGGACGATGAGGTTCTCGTCGACGTAGAGGTCGGGCTGGCGGATCTTGACGGTGGTGATGGGGTTGGTGAAGGGGGAGGAGGAGATGGAGACCTGGCCAGCGCGGGGGCTCTTGAAGAGGTGGAGGCAGTTGTTATTGTAGAAGGTGCGgagctcgtcgccgtcgtcgcGGGAGGAGATGGCGGGCCAGGTGGCGGGGGGAGGGCGGAGGGTGTGGTAGAGGAGGACGGGGATGGAGGGGCGCGGCGGAGGGCGGTGGTTGTTGAGGATGCGGGTGGAGgcgaaggagaaggagaagtcgGGTGGGGCGAGGAGGGTTCCGGAGAAGTTGGCGGTGGAGGAGATGGAGACGAGAAGGGATGCGAAGATGGAGTAGCCTCTGATGCGGAGGGTGTCCGCGGCGAGGATTGCGGAGGGCGGCCGATGGGGGACGGCGGCACAGCTCCAAGAAAGGAGCAGAGAGAAAGTGAAGAGCttgatgcagtggaaagaatCCATGGCTGTTTGTGATCGAGTTTTCTTGGTTGCGAAATGGAGAGTAATGTGGTTGTGACTTGTGACTGAGAATGAATGAATTGGCGGAGAGATTTAAATGATTCTGCAACTGCTTCTCATCAAACTTTCCCTCGCGAAACTGAGATCTTGATTGGACGGTCAGGATCTAAAAGAAAAGCTGATCTTATCAAATTTTAACTTTTGTCCCGTATTATATGATTTGACTAACAGGAAACAAAATATGTTCTCTTAATACTGAaacaattttattcttttaagttttatTTGGCCATTTTATACCACATGCATTCCTtgagaataaaatagattaaCTGAGAAACATATGTGAAGTGTAAGGTTGAGTGGCTGACTATTCTTCAACATGAAGTTAATTACATTGATAATTTGGACAAAGAtgagaaaattttcaaaatgagATGGGACCAATTGTGTGATTAAAATGACCTAAATAGTATttcatccgtcccactttagaagtctcattttagttcgacacgagttttaagaaatatgaacgaaagttggtgaaaaaagattGTTGAATGtaagtcatacttttatatattagttttataataaattgtgagCGGGAAAAAAGTAGGTGAAATGTAAAGCCTATtgccatttatggaatattcctactggaactcctaaagtgggataTCCAAAAAtgatgaaccgggactccttaagtgagacggagggagtatca
Coding sequences within:
- the LOC121774501 gene encoding glutamate receptor 2.3-like, giving the protein MQISKWSLHLLMIMIMIMIICVDQSDGYNATAAKADVGIILDLNQTVGKILKTCISMAIDDFYSKQSFNTMIVPHFRDASNSSAAAASAAIDLLKNTQVMAIFGPQRSIQADFVIDIGDLVRVPIISQSTSPLLSPTESPHFVRASWCSSSQAKAIAAIVKNFGWREVVVVYEDTTYGSGLMPFLSEGLMQINALVSYQSIVSPSAEDDRILQELYKMKTMQTRVFVVHMLPYLATRFFKMAKEAEMMREGYAWIIADVLTSLLHYVDSETIEAMQGVLGVKAYVPRSEEVRRFSKRWRKRFDRENPEMERTELDVVGLWAYDTVTVLAEAVEHVGVASPRFSKPVEGWNLTDLEAIGTSNSDPSFIHLIRNCKFKGLSGDFNISNGQLQPSAFEIVSVYGRGECTVGFWSERNGISKELKCDDEVQEKGNLGGILWPGATSTVPKGWEIPTSGKKLRVGVPVKKGFTEFIKVERNQENKAVKATGFCIDVFEEVMKSMPYAVQFEYIPFETIDGQSGGNYNDLVYQIFAEEYDAVVGDVTIVANRSNFVDFTFPYTESGVAIVVPIKDQDRKKNAWIFMKPLTTSLWLTIGAFFVFTGFVIWVLEHRVNKHFQGQVMQQVGMIFWFSFSTLVFAHRERVKSNLTRFVLIVWVFVVLVLTSSYTANLTSMLTLQQLQPKVNEVNDLVKNGEYVGYQEGSFVSGFLMDSMKFDSSKFRIYSSLEDYDDALSKGSRDGEVGAVVDELPYIRLFLSKYCHKYTMIWPTYRTSGFGFAFPKGSPLLPDVSRQILKLKEDDKMLVITRKWLGEEEGCNSSDGAVIASESLTLDSFRGLFLIAGLSSSSALVVYLCVFMYDNRCILTSTCSFKKKICDLGRVFCKEKGRDLLSTAADSRGRGERGVAQSQEGMFSQDDGFSTTEPATPMHDNHIELVQIDQHSLF